From the Homo sapiens chromosome 12 genomic scaffold, GRCh38.p14 alternate locus group ALT_REF_LOCI_1 HSCHR12_2_CTG2 genome, the window TAAGAGCTTGATCATgaaatggtttatttatttttcttactaagCAATTTTATTTATACTAAAATCAAAATCTTTTTATAGTGTTCCTTGGATTAGTTTAATATCATCTATAATTGTTTTCTTAAGCAATGTATTTTAaactacactacactacacttAACTTTCTAAATCTCAATGTATTCAGCCTGACATGAACTTTGCTGTTTACTAATGTAACTTTCCCACAATGATATCTCTTGGAAATTACATAGACATTACCcaaattatgtatgtaaatatttcagaaataaatcatttaataaGACAGATGTAAATgtagatgatgataataatgatgatgatgtcaCCTGAAAGGGAGAATGTTACTAAATAATTGTGATTCGAGTCTTCTTTTCAAAGCACTAGAGTTAAGGGTGGTGGGAGAACACTATTATTCATCCTCATGGCtttacattttgtgtgtgtgtgtgtgtgagatggagtttcgctcttgtcacccaggctgcagtgcaatggcacaatctcagctaactgcaacctccgcctccaaggttcaattgattctcctgcctcagcctcccaagtagctgggattacaggtgctgtccatcacatccagctaatttttatatttttagtagacagtgggtttcactatattggccaggctggtctggaactcctgacctcaggtgatccaccagtctcaacttccaaagtgctgggattacaaccatgagccatggtgcctggctcgATTCTTATATTATTCTCAGAATCAGGCCTAGACAAATACCCTCACATAGTATTTCATCAAGAGtaacacaaaatcaacatatttcTAATGATTtgcaagatattttttcttttaccacaTTCTAAAAATTACCCCAAAAGTGACCTCTAGCAAAGAATACTCTCTTTTTGGCtgtttaattttattccacttttaTATGAACTTACACAAATACTCTGTGCAATTATAAAGTGTATAAGCTTCATCTTTTAATAGCATTATTAACAAGTGAAATTCTCtctactgtttatttttaatctcagctactgtcACAAAATCTGGGTGATTTTATTACAGCAGTCAAAGTAGTTACACTAAATATGCTTTATGCCTCAACAAAATTATCTTTCTACTAATTCTTCTCTAATATTCAAAAACTTTGtactatcaaaatatttttcctcacatatgtgtacacatgcaTGGTATAATCTTTGAATGGTAAAAATGggcataattatttcatttagagataaatttataaaaattgtccTGTGTATTTAATATCTATATTACTATAATTTATTGGAAATTCACTAATTTCTGCCTCTTTGAAATGTTAtcataaataatgaaattggaaataagaaaaaaaggtgtCTAGTGTAATACAGATGCTCAgaatctgatgtttctttttttttttttttttttttttttgagacggagtcttgctctgtcacccaggctggagtgcagtggcgagatctcggctcactgcaagctctgcctcactgcaagctccgcctcactgcaagctccgcctcactgcaagctccgcctcactgcaagctctgcctcactgcaagctccatctcccaggttcatgccattctcttgcctcaacctccggagtagctgggactacaggcgcctgccatcaggcctggcttattttttgtatttttagtagagtgttagccaggatgctctttTGTTATGAACACATGTAATTATACTAGACATACTTCTTTTAACCAAATATTATGCCAAATGACTTTGAGAAAATATGATTAGTTAACAGCATACTGTAAGGCAACTTTCAGCATTGTTTAACAACTACTTAAAAGGacccaaagaaaataatatgttgaAATATCAAATAAGTATATAAGTGTAATGAAGGTGCCTATGGGAAAATACAAATTCTACCATTACTGTTATGGATAATAATGATGAGTAGTAAACATACCatgtctgaatttttttaaggCAGGCCTAATATCAATGGGCAATATTCCCTTTAAGGTCCTGACCTTAATTTCTATGTGCACCTGATTTCTGATTGTGCAGTAATGTTCTTGTTCCTTTTAAATTCTCTGACTAATGTCAAGCAGGAACGCACCGGGCCATGCTACTGAATGAGTTCAAGGCTGTCTTAATGGAAAACATGATAATTTCCAAAACAGCTCAAATTAACTCCTATTCAAATGCTGTGACCTTGTTATAAGATAAAATGTTTCATGCTGATGTTGAAGTAAAAGCTGAATTCTCATTTGCCAGCATGCAAATCAGGTCATATTCTTATTCATCATTTTGCCATTTATTCCTTGTTTAACCTCTCTATAATTTGTGCTGAGCAATGGCAGTTGTAAGGGAAATTTTCTAACCTAATACATAGATCCTACATCAGATGCCTACACTGTTATATGCAGCTCGGTCAAAACTAGAATCACGACCACTGTTGATTCACCTTTTCTGTGCCAGATTTAGTGAGTCCTAACTTTTCCTACCAAAAGCATCCAAGGTTTTCTTGGGAAGCCCAGGAAGGCCAATATTCCTAAAAATCTCGTTGCTGCCAACTAATAATTTTGTATAACTTATTGTTAACAAGCTCATTAACACAAAcacgttcacacacacacatacacacacctcatAGTTGGGAAATATTATTGTCctataatttctaaaatgaaaaaataattttcttacttGGGCTTTTCAGTGCATTTTCAATCTTTATCAAACTTAGCCTCTCATATTTAGGACTTTGACTAAATTATTCTCTTGAGCCTAATACTTAAATATTAGTTGTTTAATTAAAATACTCAGCAATTTTATAACTATTCCTTGGGCActtaaaaaacatgttttccaTTGAAGAGTCTACACTTCTCTGTGTATGAATAGTCAGTTGTATTTTCctctatttaattcatttttgattACTTAATGGTTTAGATGAATAGATGTTAAAATCAGTCTCCAATCttggatttttatttcctttcagtttttacAGTATGATGGTTTCTAAGAGGGGATCTTGGAGTCAGACTGCCAGGACAGGAAACCAGATTCCCTGCTTGGTATAGCTATGATCTGAGACTCCATTTTACAACTACTCCCTGCCTCAGTATTATCACCTATAAAAAGCAGATGATTGGCCAGGCCCGTGGCTCCCAGcaatttggcaggctgaggcaggtggatcacctgaggttaggacttcaagaccagtatggccaacatggtgaaactctatatccactagaaatgcaaaaattagccaggtgtggtggtgcccgtctgtaatcccaggtactcagatgGCTGCAGcaaaagaatcatttgaacccaggaggtggaggttgtagttagtcgagatcacaccactgcacaccagcctgggagacagagctagactccgtctcgagaaaacaacaacaaaaaaagcagatgATAATAAATCTGTCTTTGGCTAGTTTTCTTATGAGTTAACATACTATTTGTATAACTGCTTTCCATTTTACCTTTTTGCTATAGGCAGGAACCAAAGATTGTTAATTATTGATTTGAACCTGTTTTACTTGATATTTAAGACACCAGTAagaactttcacttttttttttttttcttcttagacagagtctccctctgttacccaagctggagtacagtggcaggatcatagcccactacagccttgaaaccctgggctcaagcaatcctcctgcctcagtttcccaagtatttggaactataggcatgcagcaccacgccagctaatttttcaattttttgtagacatggagtttcCATATGTTGCAAAGGGAACTCCTGctctcaagggattctcccaccttggcctcccaaactactaagactacaggcatgagccatcacatccagcctGCAGGGGGAGGTTTTGAAGGTCAGATGCTACCTAGAGTTTTGTCTCATGTCCATCCCAAGGTGGATCTAATCAGTTTGTAGTTACTACCTCTTCCTGAACGTGTAATTGAACTGGATACGTATGGCAGCTGGCAGGACTTTCACATTCTTCGTGAACTGTAGAGTAAGGGACATTATTATAGCAGGACCAAGTTGAAGCCTCTGAAATTCTCCACTGCTGGCAAcccaatgtataaaatataataaccGCATTCCCTAAGGAATGGAACTGGTCACTGCCGTGACAAAACACTTGCAAGTTACAGGGGATGGTAGTCCTTTCTATAACCGGATTCACTTAACCTATCTGGCCTCTACCAAAACCAGATGGATTATAGAATGAGTGCAGATTACCATAAACTTCAATCAACACTCACAAATGCTTTCTAGGATGTACTGTCTTCACAGAGCAGAGCATAGCTTCTGGCACTTTTTACGGGGCTCGTCATTTGGTGAATATTTGTTAATCTACACCCTTTATGAGGGAAAATCAAGACAATTTGCCTTGTATTGTAAGAATAATAGCACTGCTTCACTGTTTTATGTCAGGACTATGTCACTTCTGTTCtctgtttaatttacatttttttaaaaacatcatgctaatttaatatattaataatattacagCCCGGGCCCTGTGGCACATgattgtaattccagcactttaggaggctgacttgggcccaggagtttgaaaccagcctgggtaacatggtgaaatcccagccctacaaaaaataccaaaattagccaggcaaggtggtgtgtccctgcagtcccagctgctagcaatgctgaggagggagaatcaactgagcccagaaggttgaggctgcaatgagctatgatcctgccactgcactccagcctcatggacagaatgagaccctgtctcaaataataattatatattatttggtAAAATAAACAGGAAGAGGCAAGATTCTTAATATTGTAAAATACTATAACATTGAATGGAAGTAAAATACCAGAAGAAAAGAGATATGTGAAGATTCAGGGACTGACAACATAGGTGATGTTTTCAGGTTTTCAGTGTCCCTAGTCCACATGTcaaaacaatcttttttaaagtaaacgGCATGTTGCTCTCTCTCTATATTTCCTATCACTACAAAAGAGACACAGTGTTTTGGGGGCCTACTGGGATTTTGGAGCCAACATATTCCACATTTGAGAATATTGCTCTGACTCATTAATGAAGTTTCTATAGGCTACTGGTCTCAAATGGAGCCCAGAACAAAAGAGGGCTCTACAGCAGATATAGGTTCTGATCCAAACTGCTATGGCCACTGAGCCAAATGATCCAGCAGAATTCAAAGCTGTTAGAGGCATACATAGTGGGCATTATAGGACTCTGTGCACGTCTCTGACAAGCCTGTGGGAGAGGGGAGAGCAAATCCCTATGGAATTAGTGCAAGACCATTCCCTCTTCAGCAGAGGAGTATCCTCTGTGCAACTGTGCAAGTCATATGCTCATAAAGCCAGCCATGACTGGAGGGCATGAGTACATCTGAGCGGCACAAAGAGTGGTGGTATTGGACACAGACATGTGCTTTCTTAGATTCCCTTCACTATCTCCTATTCCCCTGGCCAGCACCTTGCCTGATCCAGATCATCCTTCCATTTGGGACTTGAATGGAACACCACACTGTGGGCATGAGGTCTGACTTTCACAACCTCCACCTAGGGACTGGATGATGGAAGGCAGAACAGCAGAGATGGTAGTTCTGCCTCAGGGAAACAATGGCCAATGGGAAATCAAATACAGAAGACAACTGAGCAGATACATTCTccattctccctcctctctctcatcCCTGGACTAATGCCGGCTGTGGTTTCCCCTTGTAGCCCTTCTGGAAAAGTGCTGGGAGCCAAGTGTACGCATCTGATGACCGTCATGCTGTCTCTCTCACCTCACTGTGAAGTGGCTGCCAGCAGAGCCATACCAGACATCACCACACATTGTTTCACATTTGTTCCTGTCTCAATTTCCACATATCCTTGCCATTTTTGTCTTGAACTTGATTTCTAAATAAATGTCATCACCTTAATAACAGGTAATacataaaaaacattttagtaaAGTAGCTGGTTactaactcaatttttaaaatgaaatgccatttttgtttaaataataatCAACTAGAAAATatcataatacaaatatataattcacaatagaaaaaaatacatattcaaataGACCAAGGTTGTTTATACGCTTTCTAAAAATATTGTAATAGGCGCCATCTAATTTTGATGTTCTACCTTGTCTCCAATTCAGACACCTGATACAGTTGCATCAAGACTATATTATTGTCATATTTCCCCTAAAATTGTGGAATAGCCAAACTTTTCCTCTGCGGAAGGATTCTGCTTGGATAAGCCTGTAACCTTAACCTGAGAACAGAACAGGGGAATTCATGCAACTGCAGATTTTGTGATGAGTTTCCCTTTCATTGGTTTACCACATCAGCTTACCCATTTTATCCacccatttatttgttcattaaaatatcatttttgacCATCTATTCTTGTTGCTGGGTTCTAGGTCCTGGGAGTcaacagaaagcaagaaagagatgaGATCATCTTGCTCTCTGATCTTACATTCAACAGAAAGCAAGACAGAGATGAGATCATCTCTGATCTGATTTTACAGTTCTTACATTGTACTGAGGAAgatacatgattttaaaaaaacacataaatcaCATGTGGGGATGATTTATCTTAAGgtttaaatcacatttttaaaatttcataacaCCAAAATTAATACAGTCatgtagaatttagctgtgaacaAGACTGTACATTTCCATCTCATAATAGAACTTCCTATTAATGAATATGTCAACCACTTTCATTTCATCATTGACAACAAAATTATAACTGTAAAGCACATTCTATAATTAAAACATAGATTTCATAGATGCCAttttaacatttacaaaaatttcattgatttattttccatAATTTCTATACTATTTTTacattgatagtttttttttagaataaggaAGATTTGGGTTCTGTTACCTGAAGTTTAGAAGGAATTTTATAAATGGAAGGTAAGGGTATAATTAACAATTCAGGGGCTTAAAagtgctttagaaaaaaatactaaaatagttTACATCACCTCTCAACttcaaaaaaaaagcttttctttaaTCCAAAAGCTGGAAGAAATGACTTTTCTAACTACATATGGAAACTGATAATAGCAATCAAGATCACAATCATGATTTTTCATCCCTATTATAGAAGAGATTGTTTTCTAAGCTATTCACATGCTTGTATTAAATCTAATATTCCTCAGAACTGTTTATGGTAGACATAGTTGAAACTTACTCTACATATGCTTGTCACTCAAATTTTATTGTGTGCATTGTTTTCTATCAATAATTCTGATTGCTTTTTACTAAACATAAAATAGGAATTCATAATGGAATAAAACCTCAAAGACACATCCTTATTATTGATTTAGAATTGAATGACCTTACCATCCAAAAAGTTACAGGTTCAAACAATGAATTCGAAGCACACTGTGGTATATTTGTGTGGTTCAAATAACAATAGAAAACAGCAATGTCTTTCCTGAGATAAGCTGATAGttcttaataattataaatatagatcataaattattcaaatgaaatataaaatacataaatgaaatagGTATGGATTCATAATTCTTAagaatttttgtcatattttgtataatttggcAGTTtgtgtgaaaaaacaaaaaagagtatgTCACTGTcaatgttcttttgtttttcatacaaacatacacacaaaaatacatatatatacatacgcaCTTTTTTAGACTAACGTTAGGTAAAAGACTTTTCTAGGTACATGCTTGAAAGTTATTCATATACATACATTACAGAAAACAcagtaagaaatataaaatgcttcATATAACACGTTTGTTTTCTGCTAGAAGATACACAATGCTGCTCTTGTGAATCTATGAAGATGAAGGCTTCTCTCCTTTCACCCAGTACCTCACATGccacaaaactgaaagaaaagtcTGCTTTAGCTTCTTGTTTCCCCAAATCAGGATGAATGGGTGGGTTGAAGGATAGCTGAATGCAATAGCTTCGCAGAACATGAAGACAGGTTTGTTTTCCAGACTCTCAAAACTCCAAACTGACATGATTATGGACAGAAAGTAAATGGCACATAACAAGAGGAAGGAGGTCACAGTTTGCAAAGCTTTTATGTGGACCTTCATGCTGGGATCTTGAGATCCTTTGCCATGGAGCTGCATCTTTTTGAGATGTTTACACAGAGAacagattaacagcagaaaagATATCAGGGTCAGAGTGAAGGGAACTAAGTTTGCTAGGATGGTTACCGTTGTATTTGAAAGGTACATTGCACTCCTCAGTTTGATCTTCCAAGTCATGTTTCCTTCATATTCTTTTGTCCATATAATCTGATTCATGTTTATCACAAAAAGATGACAAACCAAAAATAGCAAAGGCCCCAATAGTATCACCAGAACAACACTCTTAACTCTCCTCtttaagtgaagaaaaataaggttGGAGAAATTGGCAATCTTGAGCAAATAAAATATGCTGAGGCTAGTAGCAAGCCAGTTGCTGAAATGGTTGATTACTGCCCAGACATTGTAAGCAGTAATTCTTACTTCTATACTGTTAAAAGCTGGATTCAACTCAGTTGCATACCAATTTAATACTAATACCCAGAGTAAACCAACTCTGGAGACTGCCAGAGCAGTGAGAATTTGGTCAGCAAAAGAGATCTTTTGTCTCTTGAACCACTCAATGGAATTTACCAATGCTATGAAGCCATTAGCAAAATTTCCAATCACAAATGTAACCACTATTAGAATGGAAAAAATGATGGGCAGAAAAGTTATCATGTCTgaacagacaaaaagaaatttttaaaatgctggtgtAATATCACTGGTTGTGATTGCTTGAATATCCTGACCTTAAATTCTATATGCACCTGATTTGTGTATGTGCTGTgacattctttttacttttaattgctGTGACCAGTGTCAAGCCAGAAATCACCATGGCATGCTAATGGGTAAGTTCAACGCTCTCTTTAtggaaaatattcttattttcaaaacaaCTCAAATTAACCCATTCATTCACTGTCTGTCCTTGTTATAGGCTGGAATTATTCATACTGAAGTTGACATGAAACCTGAATTCTCATTTGCTAGTATGCAAACAAGGACATATTCACTTTCAGTGTTTGCAATTTTTCCTTGTGTAACCTCTCCATCATTTGTCTTTAGTGACTTCAGTTGTTAGGGAAGTTTTATAACCCAATACAGAGATCATATAGTAAATGTCTAAATTCTTAAAAGGAGCTTGGTCATAATTAAGTTCATCACCTATATGGacttttttaaatgacagatttAAATACACAGAATCCAAACTGCTTTTATCAAAAATATCTAAGATTTTCTGGAGAACCTCAGAATCTGGTTGCTGCTAATACGTTTGTATAACTTCATTATTCACAAGctcataaatacacacacaaacacacacatgtgcacaccacTCACGAATGgaacaaattattttctcatcagttccaaaataaaaaaaggagttTCCAGGAGGTTGTCTAGGTGAAGTTAGTCCTATTTTCCCACTCAGGGCTTTCAGCtcatgaataatatttatttatcaaacaTATCTCTAATTCTTAGGCCTTTGGTAAAGTTTCTCTCAAGactaatgtttaaatatttattactataCAAAACATTTAGCAATTGTATAAGAATTCCTGAGTACCCAACCCTTTGATATATAGTCTTGCAGTATCCTGCCATCACTGAGAAGGCTGACTACCTTGCCCCTGAACTTGGAGTACAACCATTTAACTTGCtttgataaacagaaaattaCTACACTTTGCATAGAGATTTCAGATGGCTTCCATAATGGGGattcttcctctttccatttACCATGAGAATATCACCTGGCTAGTACACTGTTCCCAGAAGGAGAGTGAGAAACTAATGAAGTCAGATTGCCCCCACCTGATCCAGACCAAATTGGCCAAACTCTAACTACTACCAAGATTCAGAATTTGGTCCATTTCAAATAAACAGAGCCATCCACCAAACccagcttaaaaaaaatgaaatccaacAACATGTGAGATATAAACATCTAATGTAGTTTGGAGGGTTTTTCTCTTGCAGAAAAACATAACTGATAAATCAACTCTGCTAAACCAAGAGTGTGGGAAATATGTACAACCTTGTTGTGTCAGGAATTCAGGagccaaaagcaaaaacagatggGAAATTGCAAAGGTTTGTTCTTGTGAGGTCGATAATTAAGGCTAGAAGAAATCCATTGGAAAGTTCTGGGGTTGGAGGATAACATCATCTCAAATTTCCTCACGTTGCAACTAAATAAGAAAGTGCTCACTTCAACTCCCTTAGAGTTGTATAACAATGTATACAAATAGTTTATTATTGCCATCAGTATATAATGagatgaataataataatttctatgaGACATATCTCctaatta encodes:
- the TAS2R46 gene encoding taste receptor type 2 member 46 isoform 1 (isoform 1 is encoded by transcript variant 1), which encodes MITFLPIIFSILIVVTFVIGNFANGFIALVNSIEWFKRQKISFADQILTALAVSRVGLLWVLVLNWYATELNPAFNSIEVRITAYNVWAVINHFSNWLATSLSIFYLLKIANFSNLIFLHLKRRVKSVVLVILLGPLLFLVCHLFVINMNQIIWTKEYEGNMTWKIKLRSAMYLSNTTVTILANLVPFTLTLISFLLLICSLCKHLKKMQLHGKGSQDPSMKVHIKALQTVTSFLLLCAIYFLSIIMSVWSFESLENKPVFMFCEAIAFSYPSTHPFILIWGNKKLKQTFLSVLWHVRYWVKGEKPSSS